One window from the genome of Leptospira wolffii serovar Khorat str. Khorat-H2 encodes:
- the coaE gene encoding dephospho-CoA kinase (Dephospho-CoA kinase (CoaE) performs the final step in coenzyme A biosynthesis.) — protein MISSSRTDGAFLVGITGMIGGGKSTVAKILEELGGFRISADELARKYTDPDSPIRDELVEALGREILDESDKPDRKRIARLVFGNPEKLKALNETVHPRIRKEFLGILETQKKGTLVVWEVPLLFETDSYTLCDSTVCVISDPETSLDRTVKRDGITREEAEARAKSQLSLQEKAKRAEYTVRNTGDLEDLRKECVELYAKLRGRIE, from the coding sequence ATGATCTCGTCCTCTAGAACCGACGGAGCCTTTCTGGTCGGAATCACCGGGATGATCGGCGGAGGCAAATCCACCGTAGCCAAGATCCTCGAGGAACTGGGAGGCTTTCGGATCAGTGCAGACGAACTGGCCCGAAAATACACCGACCCGGATAGTCCGATCCGAGACGAATTGGTGGAGGCCTTGGGTCGGGAAATTCTGGACGAATCGGATAAGCCGGATCGGAAAAGAATCGCCCGATTGGTTTTCGGAAACCCCGAGAAGTTGAAGGCCTTGAACGAGACCGTCCACCCAAGAATCCGCAAAGAATTCTTGGGAATCCTAGAGACCCAAAAAAAAGGGACTCTGGTGGTTTGGGAAGTTCCCCTGCTCTTCGAGACGGATTCCTATACTCTTTGCGATTCCACCGTTTGCGTGATTTCCGATCCGGAGACGTCCCTGGATCGGACCGTAAAACGGGACGGAATCACGAGAGAAGAGGCGGAAGCCAGGGCGAAAAGCCAGCTTTCTCTTCAGGAAAAAGCGAAACGAGCCGAATATACCGTTAGGAACACAGGAGATCTGGAAGACCTGCGGAAGGAATGCGTCGAATTGTACGCTAAATTGAGAGGAAGAATAGAATGA
- a CDS encoding protein-L-isoaspartate O-methyltransferase family protein, giving the protein MENPDPGFVSRFDSPETVLARERMVRHQISERGIRDRRILDALLKIPRHHFLPEEYREHSYEDKAVPIGGGQTISQPYIVAYLASQLDIRKSDSVLEIGTGSGYLTAVLDLLGAKILSLEILPDLYHAAVTRLEEWSPGFTERNRVECGDAILILKEKKTFSRIVSSACFPKEPEEGGFVSSLLEEGGIAALPVEAEKGQQYLLTLEKKHGLLRENKRLSVKFVPLVGRTDLL; this is encoded by the coding sequence ATGGAAAATCCTGATCCAGGCTTCGTCTCCCGATTCGATTCTCCCGAAACCGTACTCGCCCGGGAGAGAATGGTTCGGCACCAGATATCCGAGAGAGGAATCCGAGATCGAAGGATCCTGGATGCGCTCCTCAAAATTCCTAGACATCATTTTCTTCCCGAAGAATACAGGGAACATTCCTACGAAGACAAAGCGGTACCGATAGGAGGAGGGCAGACCATTTCCCAACCTTATATCGTTGCGTATCTGGCATCTCAACTCGATATTCGAAAATCGGATTCCGTTTTAGAGATAGGAACCGGGTCCGGGTATCTCACTGCGGTTCTGGATCTACTAGGCGCAAAGATTCTTTCTTTGGAAATACTACCCGATCTGTATCATGCCGCGGTAACCAGATTGGAAGAATGGTCCCCCGGGTTTACGGAAAGGAATCGTGTGGAATGCGGAGATGCTATTCTTATTCTAAAAGAAAAGAAAACGTTTTCTCGCATAGTATCCTCCGCTTGTTTTCCGAAAGAACCGGAAGAGGGGGGATTCGTAAGTTCCTTGCTGGAAGAAGGAGGAATCGCTGCCCTTCCCGTGGAAGCGGAAAAGGGCCAGCAATACCTGCTGACCCTGGAAAAGAAACACGGACTTCTTAGGGAAAACAAAAGACTCTCCGTGAAATTCGTGCCTCTTGTGGGAAGGACGGATCTTCTTTGA